The Ruania alba genome has a window encoding:
- the rpsE gene encoding 30S ribosomal protein S5 yields MAAPQRSRTGSSAGAGGERSNERRDRRGGDNRRDADRNTYVERVVTINRVAKVVKGGRRFSFTALVVVGDGEGTVGVGYGKAKEVPSAIAKGVEEAKKNFFKVPMIQKTIPHTVQGEDAAGVVLLRPASPGTGVIAGGPVRAVLDCAGIHDVLTKSLGSANAINIVHATVAGLRALEQPEAVAARRGLPLDEVVPRALLRAQAAGRAEAGSADQADATPSAEVAS; encoded by the coding sequence ATGGCTGCACCGCAGCGCAGCAGGACTGGTTCGTCCGCCGGCGCCGGTGGCGAGCGCTCCAACGAGCGCCGTGACCGCCGCGGCGGTGACAACCGTCGTGACGCAGACCGCAACACCTACGTCGAGCGTGTGGTGACGATCAACCGCGTCGCCAAGGTCGTCAAGGGTGGTCGTCGATTCTCCTTCACCGCACTCGTGGTCGTCGGCGACGGTGAGGGCACCGTCGGCGTCGGGTACGGGAAGGCGAAGGAAGTTCCCTCGGCCATCGCTAAGGGTGTCGAGGAGGCCAAGAAGAACTTCTTCAAGGTCCCGATGATTCAGAAGACCATCCCGCACACGGTGCAGGGTGAGGACGCAGCGGGCGTCGTCCTGCTTCGCCCCGCCTCGCCGGGTACCGGTGTTATCGCCGGTGGTCCCGTACGTGCGGTGCTTGACTGCGCGGGAATTCACGACGTGCTCACCAAGTCGCTCGGCTCCGCCAACGCGATCAACATCGTGCACGCCACGGTGGCTGGTCTGCGGGCCCTCGAACAGCCGGAGGCGGTCGCCGCACGGCGCGGTCTGCCGCTCGACGAGGTCGTCCCGCGGGCTCTGCTCCGGGCGCAGGCCGCGGGACGGGCCGAGGCAGGCTCCGCCGACCAGGCTGACGCGACTCCGTCTGCGGAGGTGGCTTCATGA
- the rpmD gene encoding 50S ribosomal protein L30: MSQLKVTQKKSAIGGKQNQRDTLRSLGLKRIGDTVVKEDRPEVRGMVTTVAHLVTVEEVD; encoded by the coding sequence ATGAGCCAGCTCAAGGTGACGCAGAAGAAGTCCGCCATTGGCGGCAAGCAGAACCAGCGTGACACGCTGCGTTCGCTCGGCCTGAAGCGAATTGGCGACACTGTCGTCAAGGAGGACCGTCCCGAGGTTCGCGGCATGGTCACCACGGTGGCGCACCTCGTCACCGTCGAGGAGGTTGACTGA
- the rplO gene encoding 50S ribosomal protein L15: MAEKKNGAEGSSAAGSAPLKVHHLRPAPGAHTSKTRVGRGEASKGKTAGRGTKGTKARYQVPARFEGGQTPLHMRLPKLRGFKNPFRTEYQVVNLAKLADLYPAGGAVTVADLVSKGAVRDGHPVKVLGTGDVSVKLEVTVDAVSASAKEKIVAAGGSVEQA, from the coding sequence ATGGCCGAGAAGAAGAACGGAGCCGAAGGTAGCAGCGCTGCCGGTTCGGCTCCCCTGAAGGTGCACCACCTGCGTCCGGCTCCTGGCGCGCACACCTCGAAGACCCGCGTGGGTCGCGGTGAGGCGTCCAAGGGTAAGACGGCCGGTCGAGGCACCAAGGGAACGAAGGCGCGGTACCAGGTGCCCGCTCGTTTCGAGGGTGGCCAGACGCCGCTGCACATGCGGTTGCCGAAGCTGCGCGGATTCAAGAATCCGTTCCGCACCGAGTACCAGGTCGTCAACCTGGCCAAGCTCGCGGACCTCTATCCCGCGGGCGGCGCCGTGACCGTTGCGGACCTGGTGTCGAAGGGCGCTGTGCGCGACGGACATCCGGTGAAGGTTCTCGGAACCGGTGACGTCAGCGTCAAGCTCGAGGTCACCGTGGACGCTGTCTCAGCCTCCGCGAAGGAGAAGATCGTCGCTGCCGGTGGCAGTGTCGAGCAGGCCTGA
- the secY gene encoding preprotein translocase subunit SecY — protein MLSAFVRAFRTPDLRRKLLFTLGIMAIFRFGSFVPTPGVDYVNVRACLEPGTDNSMLGLVNLFSGGALLQLSVFALGVMPYITASIITQLLRVVIPRFEDLHKEGQSGTAVLTQYTRYLTIGLAILQATTIITVARSGNLYTDCNLDILTDDSVVTILLMILTMTAGTGLVMWMGELITERGVGNGMSLLIFTSIASSFPSAFRQIQLADNGWIKLAIFVAISLLVIGLIVFVEQSQRRIPVQYAKRMVGRRMYGGSSTYIPIKINMSGVIPVIFASSLMALPVLAAQFVDDQTTPWVQWVSLNLADPGQNIYIAVYVVLIVFFAHFYTSITFNPDEVADNMKRYGGFIPGIRAGRPTAEYLHYVITRITTAGSIYLAIVALIPTIAFKLMGISTTIPFGGTSLLILVSVGLETVKQIDSQLQQRHYEGFLR, from the coding sequence TTGCTCAGCGCATTCGTCCGCGCGTTCCGTACGCCGGATCTGCGGCGGAAGCTGCTCTTCACGCTCGGGATCATGGCCATCTTCCGGTTCGGGTCGTTCGTCCCGACTCCCGGTGTGGACTACGTCAACGTGCGTGCGTGCCTTGAGCCGGGTACGGACAACAGCATGCTCGGCCTCGTGAACCTGTTCAGTGGTGGCGCGCTGCTGCAACTGTCGGTCTTTGCGCTCGGAGTGATGCCCTACATCACGGCGAGCATCATCACCCAGCTCCTGCGCGTGGTGATCCCGAGGTTCGAGGACCTGCACAAGGAGGGACAGTCCGGCACCGCGGTACTCACGCAGTACACCCGCTACCTGACGATCGGGCTCGCGATCCTGCAGGCCACCACGATCATCACGGTGGCGCGCAGCGGCAATCTGTACACCGACTGCAATCTGGACATCCTCACCGACGACTCCGTGGTGACGATCCTGCTGATGATCCTCACGATGACGGCCGGTACCGGACTTGTCATGTGGATGGGCGAGTTGATCACCGAACGTGGCGTCGGCAACGGCATGTCGCTGCTGATCTTCACCTCCATCGCCTCCAGCTTCCCCTCGGCGTTCCGACAGATCCAGCTTGCGGACAACGGCTGGATCAAGCTCGCAATCTTCGTCGCGATCTCCCTGCTGGTGATCGGACTCATCGTCTTCGTGGAGCAGTCTCAGCGGCGGATCCCGGTGCAGTACGCCAAGCGCATGGTGGGCCGGCGGATGTACGGCGGTTCGAGCACGTACATCCCGATCAAGATCAACATGTCGGGCGTGATCCCGGTGATCTTCGCGTCTTCGTTGATGGCGCTACCGGTGCTTGCAGCGCAGTTCGTGGACGACCAGACCACGCCGTGGGTGCAGTGGGTGAGCCTGAACCTGGCAGACCCCGGTCAGAACATCTACATCGCTGTTTACGTGGTCCTGATCGTCTTCTTCGCTCACTTCTACACCTCGATCACGTTCAACCCGGACGAGGTCGCAGACAACATGAAACGCTACGGCGGCTTCATCCCCGGTATCCGGGCCGGACGTCCGACCGCCGAGTACCTCCACTACGTGATCACCCGCATCACCACGGCTGGGTCCATCTACCTGGCGATCGTGGCACTGATACCCACGATCGCGTTCAAGCTGATGGGGATCAGCACGACCATCCCGTTCGGGGGTACTTCGCTGCTGATCCTGGTGAGTGTGGGTCTGGAGACGGTCAAGCAGATCGACTCCCAGTTGCAGCAACGGCACTACGAAGGGTTCCTGAGATGA
- a CDS encoding adenylate kinase: MTSARLILLGPPGAGKGTQAARLAEQLGVPAISTGDIFRKNVADGTELGQLAQKYMNAGEYVPDEVTNQMVEARLAEPDAAEGFLLDGYPRTAAQVAELDQMLAAQGRGLTHVVELTADTDEVVARLLKRAEEQGRADDTESVIRRRLEVYAEQTAPLVDVYTDRGLLVQVDGMGQVDDVTERLTTALA; encoded by the coding sequence ATGACGAGCGCACGCCTGATCCTCCTCGGACCTCCGGGAGCAGGGAAGGGTACCCAGGCCGCCCGGCTCGCGGAGCAGCTCGGGGTGCCGGCGATCTCCACCGGCGACATCTTCCGCAAGAACGTCGCTGACGGCACCGAGCTGGGCCAGCTGGCCCAGAAGTACATGAACGCGGGTGAGTACGTTCCGGACGAGGTCACCAACCAGATGGTCGAGGCGCGGCTCGCGGAGCCGGATGCGGCCGAGGGGTTCCTCCTAGATGGCTACCCGCGCACGGCCGCCCAGGTCGCCGAGCTCGACCAGATGCTGGCCGCGCAGGGGCGCGGGCTCACGCATGTGGTGGAACTGACGGCGGACACCGACGAGGTGGTAGCACGGTTGCTCAAGCGCGCCGAGGAGCAGGGACGCGCGGATGACACCGAGTCTGTGATCCGCCGCCGTCTCGAGGTATACGCGGAGCAGACCGCTCCGCTCGTCGACGTCTACACCGACCGCGGTCTGCTCGTTCAGGTGGACGGGATGGGACAGGTCGACGACGTCACTGAACGGCTCACTACGGCACTGGCCTGA
- the map gene encoding type I methionyl aminopeptidase, which translates to MFGQRRVELKSREHIKVMRRAGLVVADIHDAVRAAIAPGVRTRALNDVAATVLEEAGAGSNFLGYHGFPGVICVSVNDEVVHGIPGDRVLADGDVVSVDAGAVIDGWHGDAAFTAVVGEGAPSDRALIAATESALWAGIAALAGGGRLGVVGDAVEASVDSAEPGYGIVREYVGHGIGTAMHQPPDVLNYRSGHRGPKIRPGLCVAIEPMIAAGTGETRVLDDDWTVVTVDGSRAAHVEHSVAVHAEGLWVLTARDGGSAGLAPHGLAPAPLD; encoded by the coding sequence ATGTTCGGGCAGAGGCGCGTGGAGCTGAAGTCACGCGAGCACATCAAGGTGATGCGGCGGGCCGGCCTCGTCGTCGCTGACATCCACGACGCCGTCCGGGCGGCCATCGCACCAGGGGTGCGCACCCGTGCGCTCAACGACGTCGCGGCAACGGTCCTGGAAGAGGCGGGTGCCGGGTCCAACTTTCTCGGGTACCACGGGTTCCCTGGTGTCATCTGTGTCTCCGTCAACGACGAGGTCGTGCACGGGATCCCCGGTGACCGCGTGCTCGCCGACGGGGATGTGGTGTCGGTGGACGCCGGTGCCGTCATCGACGGCTGGCACGGTGACGCCGCCTTCACCGCCGTGGTCGGTGAGGGAGCCCCGTCCGATCGTGCGCTCATCGCCGCCACGGAGTCCGCACTCTGGGCGGGCATCGCCGCTCTTGCAGGCGGAGGTCGGCTCGGCGTGGTCGGAGACGCCGTTGAAGCGTCAGTGGACTCCGCTGAACCCGGCTACGGGATCGTGCGCGAGTACGTCGGACACGGGATCGGCACCGCGATGCACCAACCGCCCGATGTGTTGAACTACCGCTCCGGCCATCGCGGCCCGAAGATCCGACCCGGCCTCTGCGTGGCCATCGAGCCCATGATCGCGGCCGGAACGGGCGAGACCCGGGTGCTCGACGACGACTGGACCGTCGTCACTGTCGACGGTTCGCGTGCGGCGCACGTGGAGCACTCGGTTGCGGTTCACGCCGAGGGTCTCTGGGTGCTCACGGCTCGTGACGGTGGATCCGCTGGCCTTGCGCCACATGGGCTTGCGCCCGCTCCGCTCGACTGA
- a CDS encoding LuxR C-terminal-related transcriptional regulator: MPRLPSDSEFSDDVLAMLTACHPLTVVRGPRGYGKTSLLARWLESSDGLPPALYVSLTTASNQVDGFWAEVAAAMVANGLVSAPDVTADGAEIAVTRVLGTRREPVLVIIDDMHEAGLHDDPEAIDDALVNLLRQNEAFYLAVAGRTLREIETVGSLTVDSAVIGPQELRLSGASVHRLASRLGVGLTMDRAQQLAVDLAGWPSAIRAGLVRSAGSDRSDAVDHELVENYIATMVRDLRFEKMRSFLLRTAVPDEFDLEMAREIVPEGNTARMLRNVLAAGLLSERRTVNGSMFSFAPAIRTAVLRVLRDSRPEVEAEVHRALVHLWEGKQRPTRVLYHAVQAREWETALEVVDQHWVQLVVEDPLALIAAARQFPETMVTGNPRVRVAVDHLDGVRPARGTNDRWRAIESPTLQAEMAAHHERLTRAGEDVLLVLLQWGLTSMLQGELDLALYAFAQARAVGMIDHGSAGVADLGTVGLALVHAVQGEPASALRWLDDPEVRERLNRSAADDAPDFVRIVAAVARALALVDAASPDATAAVHAIPEGRHRDELWALSVFVRVHHAVLTGNKDDLVTRTNELRAALRYIRRGSRTEALLTDALIEALLVAGMGQVARQVAARVEPQRLVRVALMKLAMREHSYDDVLRIATELLRSNRLTQRTAMECQVLLAGAHDALGQRGLAKEPFRSAVTIARQTGQRRPFVLMRRYTFRALADDDLEILALWPRPEERTDPEPVAHGRTHTLTARESEVLMALREHAGPVGIAEALGMSTNTVKTHLRTVYRKLGVASRAGALATLRHRA, encoded by the coding sequence ATGCCGCGTCTGCCTAGTGACTCGGAGTTCTCGGACGACGTGTTGGCGATGCTGACCGCGTGCCACCCGCTCACAGTCGTCCGAGGCCCTCGCGGATACGGTAAGACCAGTCTGCTGGCGCGATGGCTGGAGTCGTCCGACGGGCTGCCACCAGCCCTCTACGTCTCGTTGACCACGGCGAGCAACCAGGTCGACGGATTCTGGGCCGAGGTCGCTGCCGCGATGGTCGCGAATGGCCTGGTCTCCGCACCGGATGTGACCGCTGACGGTGCCGAGATCGCCGTGACTCGGGTGCTCGGCACACGCCGCGAACCCGTGCTCGTGATCATTGACGACATGCACGAGGCTGGGCTTCACGACGATCCCGAGGCCATCGATGACGCGTTGGTGAACCTGCTGCGGCAGAACGAGGCGTTCTACCTCGCCGTGGCTGGACGGACTCTGCGTGAGATCGAGACGGTCGGTTCGCTGACGGTCGACTCCGCCGTGATCGGTCCCCAGGAGCTGCGATTGAGCGGAGCGTCAGTCCATCGCCTCGCGAGCCGCCTTGGCGTGGGGTTGACGATGGACCGAGCACAACAGCTCGCCGTGGATCTCGCGGGGTGGCCGTCCGCCATCCGCGCCGGGCTGGTCCGGTCAGCGGGCAGCGACAGGTCGGACGCTGTCGATCACGAGTTGGTGGAGAACTACATCGCCACGATGGTGCGCGATCTGCGGTTCGAGAAGATGCGTTCGTTCCTGCTCCGGACCGCAGTTCCGGACGAGTTCGACCTTGAGATGGCACGCGAGATCGTCCCGGAAGGCAATACCGCGCGGATGCTGCGGAATGTGCTTGCGGCGGGCCTACTCTCCGAACGTCGCACGGTGAACGGGTCGATGTTTTCTTTCGCTCCGGCGATCCGGACGGCGGTGCTGCGGGTGCTGCGAGACAGTCGGCCCGAGGTAGAGGCGGAGGTACACCGTGCCCTGGTGCACCTATGGGAGGGGAAGCAACGACCCACCCGGGTGCTCTATCACGCGGTGCAGGCGCGCGAGTGGGAGACCGCGTTGGAGGTCGTGGACCAGCATTGGGTCCAGCTCGTGGTGGAGGACCCACTCGCGCTCATCGCGGCCGCCCGGCAGTTTCCAGAAACCATGGTGACCGGCAACCCCCGAGTGCGGGTCGCCGTCGACCATCTCGACGGGGTGCGACCCGCCCGCGGTACGAACGATCGCTGGCGGGCGATCGAATCCCCGACGCTGCAGGCGGAAATGGCGGCCCACCACGAACGCCTCACGCGAGCGGGGGAGGACGTGCTGCTCGTGCTGCTGCAGTGGGGTTTGACGAGTATGTTGCAGGGCGAGCTCGACCTCGCGCTCTACGCCTTCGCACAAGCGCGTGCTGTGGGCATGATCGACCACGGCAGCGCCGGGGTTGCCGACCTGGGAACCGTCGGTCTGGCCTTGGTCCACGCCGTGCAGGGTGAACCAGCGTCTGCGCTGCGCTGGCTGGACGATCCGGAGGTTCGGGAGCGTCTCAACCGCTCCGCGGCCGATGATGCTCCCGACTTCGTCCGCATCGTCGCAGCGGTGGCTCGTGCGCTCGCGTTGGTGGATGCGGCGTCCCCAGATGCCACCGCAGCGGTTCACGCGATTCCCGAGGGTCGGCACCGCGACGAACTCTGGGCGTTGAGCGTGTTCGTCCGCGTGCACCACGCGGTGCTGACCGGCAACAAGGACGACCTGGTCACGAGGACGAACGAGCTTCGGGCGGCGCTGCGATACATCCGTCGTGGCTCTCGCACCGAGGCATTGCTCACCGACGCGCTCATCGAGGCATTGCTCGTTGCAGGCATGGGGCAGGTCGCCCGGCAGGTGGCAGCTCGCGTGGAGCCTCAGCGCCTCGTCCGTGTGGCGCTGATGAAGTTGGCGATGCGGGAGCACTCCTACGACGACGTCCTTCGGATCGCGACGGAGCTGCTGCGCTCGAATCGCCTCACTCAGCGGACGGCGATGGAGTGCCAGGTGCTCCTGGCGGGTGCGCACGATGCACTGGGGCAGCGTGGCCTTGCCAAGGAGCCGTTTCGTTCCGCGGTCACCATCGCGCGCCAGACCGGTCAGCGGCGCCCGTTCGTGCTGATGCGTCGGTACACGTTCAGAGCGCTGGCGGACGACGATCTCGAGATCCTGGCGTTGTGGCCACGTCCGGAGGAACGTACCGATCCCGAGCCAGTGGCACACGGGCGCACCCACACGCTGACTGCTCGTGAGAGCGAGGTGCTGATGGCACTGCGGGAGCACGCCGGCCCGGTAGGGATCGCTGAGGCGCTGGGCATGTCGACCAACACCGTCAAGACCCACCTGCGCACCGTCTATCGCAAGCTCGGGGTCGCGAGCCGGGCGGGAGCCCTGGCCACCCTGCGGCACCGGGCGTGA
- a CDS encoding helix-turn-helix transcriptional regulator, whose translation MTPAFVPPAAASDLVAELPAVTVLRAPRGWGKAGFATWRIRNLGTETVPIWIPVPSTGSRRRLWQTVRERVQSLGIEVGPELTGEALGAVTAAALAQRGGRIVLIVSGYHRLVDRRFDEEIVRFAQSGVGVHVMLLSRMSEPIEDLVSRLPDGVVIGPEQLALDGPDVAHLARALGVVMGAEEARQLATDTGGWPAVIRLRLQAGEQDSEPLIERYLASVLQSGEAAHYSHTLMSLCLADHLDARSLRVCLDAGQDPGTVLHQLADAGVLAPDGQVPKVVRRAAAAFITETNPSWARTVHRRLALLAQRDGTPASALHHATRAADIALTEHILLDSWMALIDDPVVATAALQGLPGTRWREDARLAILHEYVSGAESESHVPHRGLAPTVAARIPVLLVRWGMSRLLAVDLIGACAVFADAFRVAQDLARPADCRTAAACHALGCAMLGQRRTAQRWCGLAGIPGPEEDPTAEAATALALVRWFMEADDAATDPPAPVDVSGCPIPELVTLAEVMGMTRQMRASQTRAAAVAALADRWATLSELDRPNLAAMVVFSAMVDVLLALGRVDECRTLVTTPCRALRSTGVPAARVALYGGELERAVRLTADAEQWMATFPRGALELLLVRASALYRLGRLERAIATLQLAVTVSTLHDLYRPFASVPAADLEQIAQGNPRIQSALSAAGVGDRPPFFPAPAASVTFTDRERQVLSALDAGLSVEAIAALLYVSVNTVKSHLRAIYVTLGVHNRVEAVRHGHYLGLLGRETGALPPVESHKRPE comes from the coding sequence GTGACGCCGGCGTTCGTCCCGCCGGCAGCGGCCAGCGATCTGGTCGCGGAGCTGCCCGCAGTGACCGTGCTGCGCGCGCCGCGCGGCTGGGGCAAGGCTGGATTCGCCACGTGGCGGATCCGCAACCTCGGCACGGAAACGGTGCCCATCTGGATCCCGGTGCCGAGCACGGGAAGCCGGCGTCGCTTGTGGCAAACGGTGCGAGAACGGGTGCAGTCGCTCGGTATTGAGGTGGGACCCGAGCTCACTGGTGAGGCACTGGGCGCCGTGACGGCGGCCGCACTCGCTCAGCGTGGTGGCCGCATTGTCCTCATCGTGAGCGGATACCACCGGCTCGTCGACCGACGATTCGATGAGGAGATCGTTCGGTTTGCCCAGTCGGGCGTAGGCGTGCACGTGATGCTGCTCTCTCGCATGTCCGAACCGATCGAGGACCTCGTCTCCCGATTGCCTGACGGCGTCGTCATCGGTCCCGAGCAGCTCGCCCTGGACGGTCCGGACGTGGCGCACCTGGCCCGTGCGCTTGGGGTCGTGATGGGAGCGGAGGAGGCGCGACAGCTGGCAACGGACACCGGGGGTTGGCCAGCTGTGATCCGACTGCGCCTGCAAGCCGGTGAGCAGGATTCCGAGCCACTGATCGAGCGATACCTCGCGTCCGTCCTGCAGTCCGGCGAAGCAGCCCATTACTCACACACATTGATGTCCCTCTGCCTCGCCGACCACCTGGACGCCCGGTCGCTCCGGGTGTGTCTTGATGCCGGTCAGGACCCCGGAACAGTGCTTCACCAGCTGGCCGACGCGGGTGTGCTCGCACCGGACGGCCAGGTGCCGAAGGTTGTCCGTAGGGCTGCGGCCGCGTTCATCACCGAGACGAACCCCTCGTGGGCGCGTACCGTGCACCGACGCCTTGCACTGCTGGCCCAGCGCGACGGTACTCCGGCCAGTGCCCTGCACCACGCCACCAGGGCAGCCGACATCGCACTGACGGAGCACATTCTGCTCGATTCCTGGATGGCGCTGATTGACGACCCGGTCGTCGCGACCGCTGCCCTGCAAGGGCTTCCGGGAACGCGCTGGCGCGAGGACGCTCGGCTGGCGATTCTCCACGAGTATGTCTCCGGTGCCGAGAGCGAGTCGCACGTGCCGCACCGTGGACTCGCCCCGACGGTCGCGGCCCGCATTCCGGTACTGCTGGTGCGGTGGGGAATGAGTCGCCTGCTCGCCGTCGACCTGATCGGCGCATGCGCCGTGTTCGCCGATGCGTTCCGGGTCGCACAGGACCTCGCTCGCCCCGCGGACTGCCGCACCGCTGCGGCGTGCCACGCACTCGGGTGCGCGATGCTGGGGCAGCGCAGGACCGCACAACGGTGGTGCGGTCTCGCTGGAATCCCCGGACCAGAAGAGGACCCGACGGCGGAGGCCGCCACCGCACTGGCACTGGTGCGCTGGTTTATGGAAGCCGACGATGCTGCGACCGATCCGCCGGCCCCGGTCGATGTGTCTGGGTGCCCGATCCCCGAGCTGGTCACCCTTGCGGAGGTGATGGGGATGACACGACAGATGCGCGCTTCGCAGACCCGCGCGGCTGCCGTCGCCGCCCTCGCGGACCGGTGGGCGACGCTCAGCGAGCTCGACCGGCCGAACCTCGCAGCCATGGTCGTGTTCTCCGCCATGGTCGACGTCCTGCTCGCCCTCGGTAGGGTCGATGAGTGCCGGACTCTGGTCACCACGCCGTGTCGCGCCCTGCGGTCGACCGGCGTGCCTGCGGCGCGAGTAGCGCTCTACGGGGGAGAACTCGAACGTGCCGTGCGCCTCACGGCGGACGCCGAACAATGGATGGCCACGTTTCCGCGCGGGGCCCTCGAACTCCTCTTGGTGCGTGCCAGTGCCTTGTATCGGCTCGGGCGTCTCGAACGTGCGATCGCGACGCTCCAGCTTGCCGTGACGGTCTCCACGCTGCACGACCTGTACCGACCGTTCGCTTCAGTGCCGGCGGCGGACCTGGAGCAGATCGCCCAGGGGAACCCTCGCATCCAGAGCGCTTTGTCCGCGGCGGGGGTCGGGGATCGGCCGCCGTTCTTCCCAGCGCCCGCGGCCTCGGTGACGTTCACCGACCGGGAGCGACAGGTGCTGAGCGCTCTGGATGCCGGACTGTCCGTGGAGGCGATCGCGGCGCTCCTGTATGTCTCGGTGAACACGGTGAAGAGCCATCTCCGGGCCATCTATGTCACCCTGGGCGTGCACAACCGTGTCGAGGCGGTGCGTCACGGTCATTACCTTGGACTTCTCGGGCGCGAGACCGGAGCCCTCCCTCCGGTCGAGAGTCACAAGCGGCCCGAATGA
- the infA gene encoding translation initiation factor IF-1, protein MGKKDGVIEIEGSVIEALPNAMFRVELSNGHKVLAHISGKMRQHYIRILPEDRVVVELSPYDLSRGRIVYRYK, encoded by the coding sequence ATGGGTAAGAAGGACGGTGTCATCGAGATCGAGGGCAGCGTGATCGAGGCTTTGCCGAACGCGATGTTCCGCGTGGAGCTCAGCAACGGTCACAAGGTTCTCGCTCACATTTCGGGCAAGATGCGTCAGCACTACATTCGGATCCTTCCGGAGGACCGGGTGGTGGTCGAGTTGAGCCCGTACGACCTGTCCCGCGGCCGCATCGTCTACCGCTACAAGTAA
- the rpmJ gene encoding 50S ribosomal protein L36 translates to MKVKPSVKKICDSCKVIRRNGTVRVICTNLRHKQRQG, encoded by the coding sequence ATGAAGGTCAAGCCGAGCGTCAAGAAGATCTGCGACAGCTGCAAGGTCATCCGTCGAAACGGGACCGTGCGTGTGATCTGCACCAACCTGCGCCACAAGCAGCGTCAGGGCTGA
- the rpsM gene encoding 30S ribosomal protein S13, producing MARIVGVDLPRDKRLEVALTYIFGVGRTRAAEALKATGLSPDLRVKDLNDNEVVALRDFLDGTYKLEGDLRREIAADIRRKVEIGCYQGLRHRRGLPVHGQRTKTNARSRKGPKRTVAGKKKAGR from the coding sequence ATGGCACGAATCGTCGGTGTCGACCTCCCCCGCGACAAGCGGCTCGAGGTGGCACTTACCTACATCTTCGGTGTCGGGCGTACCCGCGCCGCTGAGGCCCTGAAGGCGACCGGCCTGAGCCCGGACCTTCGGGTGAAGGATCTGAACGACAACGAGGTCGTCGCGTTGCGTGACTTCCTTGACGGCACCTACAAGCTCGAGGGTGACTTGCGGCGCGAGATCGCCGCCGACATCCGTCGCAAGGTCGAGATCGGGTGCTACCAGGGCCTGCGGCACCGTCGTGGTCTCCCCGTGCACGGGCAGCGGACCAAGACCAATGCGCGTTCCCGCAAGGGTCCCAAGCGGACCGTCGCCGGCAAGAAGAAGGCCGGTCGCTAA
- the rpsK gene encoding 30S ribosomal protein S11 yields MPPKTRQATAARKPRRKEKKNVSAGNAYIKSTFNNTIVSITDPSGAVISWASSGQVGFKGSRKSTPFAAQLAAEAAARKAQEHGMKKVDVFVKGPGSGRETAIRSLQATGLEVGSIQDVTPQAHNGCRPPKRRRV; encoded by the coding sequence ATGCCTCCCAAGACTCGCCAGGCGACCGCCGCGCGCAAGCCGCGCCGCAAGGAGAAGAAGAACGTCTCCGCAGGAAACGCCTACATCAAGTCCACGTTCAACAACACCATCGTCTCCATCACGGACCCGTCCGGCGCCGTGATCTCCTGGGCTTCCTCCGGCCAGGTGGGCTTCAAGGGGTCGCGCAAGTCGACCCCGTTCGCGGCTCAGCTCGCCGCCGAGGCTGCTGCGCGCAAGGCGCAGGAGCACGGAATGAAGAAGGTCGACGTGTTCGTCAAGGGCCCGGGTTCCGGTCGTGAGACCGCAATCCGGTCGCTGCAGGCCACCGGCCTGGAGGTCGGCTCCATCCAGGATGTGACGCCGCAGGCGCACAACGGGTGCCGCCCGCCGAAGCGCCGGCGCGTCTGA